A segment of the Panicum hallii strain FIL2 chromosome 1, PHallii_v3.1, whole genome shotgun sequence genome:
cggccgggagCGCGGCCGAGCGCGGCGCGCCGAGGAGCTCGCAGGCGGCGACGCAGAGCACGGGGGGCGCCCGCTTGGCGGTCCCCTCCTTGCCGGCGCCCGGGAGGACCGCGTAGCGCATGGCGGCGTGGATGCTCTCCGGGGGGCGCATGGGCATCGCGGCGTCGAGCTCGGACTCCACATCGGCGATCAGGGAGGTCCAGTAGCGGCGCAGATCGAAAGaagcggaggcggcgggcgcggcggaggacGCCCGGACGGGGAGCAGGCGGTGGGATctggaggaggagaggagctTGGGCATGGGGAGGGGGAGGAAGATGGAAGAGAGAGCCATGGCGATGGAGAATTCGGGAGGAGGATTGGGGTTCGGATGTGGTTTCCTGAACTTGGGTGCGTGCTGATGCCGATGGCACTACTCACTAGTAGCGCTTTGGATTGGGTTTTCCTCCGCTCGTCGCCACTATCAGGGTTGCCTATGCACTGGCCATTTGCACTGGCCATTTGACATGTACAAACCACCTCACAACGCGGTTTAGTACAAACAAGATTACACGATAATTTTTACTGCTATTTTCATCGATGCGTTTTGAAGCTTCATACAAAATTATTCCGATGCTGTGGATGTTCATGGAAGGTTAAATGGGAATAGGCTAAACGTGATGTTCAATGTAGGACGGACAGGTAGGATGTCGTTTGTTAATGATGACACATGTCTAATCGTTAAGATATTATCAAAAAGTTGATAGAAAAGGTGGACCGTCCCATTTTGAAGCCGGGTTGGCTAACTAAGAGCACACTGTGATCACCACCAGCCCGCGAAAGTGCTTACAAAATACATGGTAAAATGGAGTGGACAGCTCAACTATTGATGCGGCGAAAAGAAGTATAGAAAGTGAAGTACGAAGAAGAAAAGCATGACATGGTTCCAATCAATTTTTGTTAATATTCCTATTTTTAGTAAAATTGCATATCAAAACCTCTGAGGCCTACGAAACTACATCAATAAAAATACTCGCCACGTCGTTTGTCCCAATAAAAATAGAAGAAAGATGATGACGTGCGGTCATGCAGACTCCAACTCCTTCCTTGTTTACATCACTTGAAAACCGTATTTGAAAATGATATAAATTAATTGCGTTGCAAAATTGTCAGTCCTAATATGTATCAACATTACTCTAGGAAAAATGGCAAAGTGGTCCACTTTAAGTGGAACTCCATCTACATCACTTTGACCACTCTAAAAGAAAAATACACCATTTTGCCTAGGTATATGAAGATTGTACACCAAATCCGTGAGCAACACAAATATACAACAATGCACCCAAAATATCACATACGAGTTAAGCtgatttgtttttttttctagaAAAATGTGTCTCCTCAAATAAAAGATGTGAAGTGCGAATTGTCTTCACCTGTCACGTTTTTAACTGTGCAGAGTTTTAGTTGGCAATAGAGGTGAAGTGAGACCGAGTGTTTATTCACTCGTCTGTTGCAATATTTACTCGTCATCAGACGCATCACGCATATTAATTCCGTCCTCAAATCCCAATCCGGTTTGGCAGTTTGTCATTCTAACTCTCGATACTTGCCACGTCAGCACCATAAGAGTGACCGGCAGAAGACGCAACAGTTTCTCCTACGACAACGACCATGGGGCTCCGCACCGCATGCTTCTCCGACACCCACTTCAGCTCGCCCTCGATCACCGCCTTCGCCGGCGTGCTCGCCTGCCTCCTGATCGTGACGACGAAATCCCTCTGCTGGCCAATGTCACCGAACACCATCGTCGACGGGTTCACCGCCACGTCGACGCCATGCGCGGTGACCTCCGCGCGGTACGTCTCCGCGGGCTCCCCGACGTTCGTCGCCGTCCGCTTCGCCTCCACCTGCTGCGCGCCGTCGCCCATGACGATCATGATGGAAGGGTAGTTCATGTCCTTCGCCGTGACCTCCCCGGTCTCCGCGCACGAGGCGCCCGCCGTCTCGACGATCTGGCGCGTCTGGTCCTCGCCGAGGCTCTTGCCGCACAGGTACGGGATgaagtcgccggcggtgaggtcgtATACGAGGCCCGGGTCCAAGGCCTTCACGGGGTTCACCTCGCCGGCGCCCGTCACGAAGTAGCTCGCGCCCTCGCCGACCAAGGCGTCCCCAGGGCCGACTGGATCGGCAGTTGTAACGAGCGCCGACTTGATCGCGGCCGGCGACCACTCGTAGTGCGCCTTCTTGATCAACGCTGCGACGCCAGTTACGTGCGCCGCTGCCATGGAGGTGGCCGCCTTGATCTGCGCGTCGGTGTACTTGCCACCATGTGGGGACTCCGCTAGTGTGTCCGCGCCGGGCGCGCTGACGTCGGGCTTTAGGATCCCGTTGCCGAGCTCGACGTTGGTGACTACGCGGTGGTCGATGTCGCTGGCCGCCACGGTGAGCAGCCACGGCGCGCTGCTCTCGATCTTGAACATGTCCGGCCCGCTGCTCCCGGCGGGGGCGCAAACCAGCACGCCCCGGGCGAAGGCCTTGTACGACGGTGCCGTGACGTCAACGTCGTGGAACACCGCGTTGTCCTTGGTGCCGACGCACATCGATACGACGTCCACGCCGTCGTCCACCGCGGCGACCATCCCGGCGTTCACGGCCGCCGGGTGGCACCCCTCGTTGCACACGCGGTAGATGGCGAGGTGCGCCTTGGGCGCGACCTCGAACGCCTTGTCGTACTCGATCCCAAGAACCGACGCGCGCTGCATGAAGCTGCCAACCTCGCCGTTCGACGGTTGCGCCATGTTCCCGACCTCGCCGATGAACATGGCGGCGCCCAAAGCACGGCTCGTGTCAACGAAAGTCCTCAGCCCGATCAGCTTGTTGTTGCACGCTTCGCTATTTTCACAGCTGCCCTTCCATTTAGCCGGAGGCGACGGCATCCCTTCGGCATCGGGGCTGGCCGGAAGGTTACCTGCGGCGATGCCAGCGTCAAGAACGCCAATGGTGATCCCCTCGCCCATGTTGCCCTTGTTCCACACGCCGTCCCGAACGCCGTCGAGCCAGGAGAGCTCCGGCGTCGGCGTGTCAGCGG
Coding sequences within it:
- the LOC112898431 gene encoding subtilisin-like protease SBT4.13; its protein translation is MTTRLHLTLLVLLSSSSLVSSIRRASDNNSPLAAYLVTVRRPDGLLSADEPDASEMWHTYLLGQVCNTSDPATAERFPTAESRLIYSYSHVVSGFSAWLTPQEVDDMAWFPWFVEAVPDKSYKLMSADTPTPELSWLDGVRDGVWNKGNMGEGITIGVLDAGIAAGNLPASPDAEGMPSPPAKWKGSCENSEACNNKLIGLRTFVDTSRALGAAMFIGEVGNMAQPSNGEVGSFMQRASVLGIEYDKAFEVAPKAHLAIYRVCNEGCHPAAVNAGMVAAVDDGVDVVSMCVGTKDNAVFHDVDVTAPSYKAFARGVLVCAPAGSSGPDMFKIESSAPWLLTVAASDIDHRVVTNVELGNGILKPDVSAPGADTLAESPHGGKYTDAQIKAATSMAAAHVTGVAALIKKAHYEWSPAAIKSALVTTADPVGPGDALVGEGASYFVTGAGEVNPVKALDPGLVYDLTAGDFIPYLCGKSLGEDQTRQIVETAGASCAETGEVTAKDMNYPSIMIVMGDGAQQVEAKRTATNVGEPAETYRAEVTAHGVDVAVNPSTMVFGDIGQQRDFVVTIRRQASTPAKAVIEGELKWVSEKHAVRSPMVVVVGETVASSAGHSYGADVASIES